A single Aspergillus chevalieri M1 DNA, chromosome 3, nearly complete sequence DNA region contains:
- a CDS encoding putative phthalate transporter (COG:G;~EggNog:ENOG410QDIV;~InterPro:IPR020846,IPR011701,IPR036259;~PFAM:PF07690;~TransMembrane:12 (i52-74o86-104i116-137o149-169i181-202o214-237i286-307o327-344i351-372o378-398i410-431o443-466i);~go_function: GO:0022857 - transmembrane transporter activity [Evidence IEA];~go_process: GO:0055085 - transmembrane transport [Evidence IEA]) produces the protein MAHAISEKTDEKDWGDEKIEDVGQPALNNIDYDEEYTYQEQRKIIHRVDRRLVTMTGLSYCISLMDRTNLSMAAVAGMTKDLALDIGYRYSLVVLLFFVPYVLFQPPMTVITRKLGPTFFLGSIIVAWAAIMVGMGFTKNWKDMLVCRILLGLLEAGYFPGCVYLLSSWYVRYDVQKRFSIFYLIGCVASALSGILAFGLMQADGREGLEGWRWIFILEGVITGVIGILALIFLVDFPDRAHKSWRFLTEKECAFIVRRINRDRSDGDSEPFSLKRFMKPALDLKIWGFAMIFLCVTAVTYAIAYFLPIILREGMGYGIGASQCLVAPPYGFAGIVMFAGAWVGDKYRVRGAIVAFNALLCILGLPMMGFATGNATRYAGVFFAVAGSNANIPATMAYQANNIRGQWTRALSSATLVGFGGIGGIVSSVAFRSQDAPEYRPGMWTTIACNLLILVIVPALSVWFWYCNKQAERGKRVIEGAPDFRYTI, from the exons ATGGCACATGCAATTAGCGAGAAAACAGACGAAAAAGACTGGGGAGATGAGAAAATCGAAGATGTCGGTCAACCAGCGCTCAACAATATCGACTACGATGAAGAGTACACCTATCAGGAACAGCGCAAGATAATTCATCGAGTCGATCGACGATTGGTCACCATGACCGGACTCTCATATTGTATTTCGTTGATGGACCGGACGAATCTGAGTATGGCAGCTGTGGCTGG CATGACCAAAGATCTGGCGCTGGATATCGGATACCGCTAT TCTCTTGTGGTTCTTCTGTTCTTCGTCCCCTATGTCCTATTCCAGCCTCCGATGACGGTGATAACGAGGAAATTGGGTCCTACCTTTTTCTTGGGGAGCATTATCGTCGCATGGGCTGCCATTATGGTG GGAATGGGTTTCACGAAGAATTGGAAGGACATGCTTGTTTGTCGTATACTCCTCGGTCTTCTGGAAGCAG GTTATTTTCCCGGTTGTGTGTACCTTCTGTCCAGTTGGTACGTCCGGT ACGACGTTCAAAAACGCTTTTCCATATTCTACCTGATCGGCTGTGTGGCATCAGCACTGTCTGGTATCCTCGCCTTCGGACTGATGCAAGCCGACGGTCGTGAAGGATTGGAGGGTTGGAGATGGATCTTCATCCTGGAGGGCGTGATCACCGGCGTAATAGGAATCCTTGCGTTGATATTCTTGGTCGACTTCCCAGACAGGGCACACAAGTCATGGAGATTCTTGACTGAGAAAGAATGTGCCTTCATCGTCCGGCGTATCAATCGAGACCGTTCTGATGGCGATTCCGAGCCATTCAGTCTAAAGCGGTTTATGAAGCCCGCTCTGGACTTGAAGATTTGGGGATTCGCGATGATTTTCCT TTGTGTCACCGCCGTCACTTATGCCATCGCATACTTCCTCCCTATTATCCTTCGCGAAGGCATGGGCTATGGCATCGGCGCTTCGCAATGCCTAGTCGCGCCCCCGTACGGATTCGCCGGCATCGTCATGTTTGCCGGTGCATGGGTAGGAGACAAGTATCGCGTACGAGGAGCCATTGTGGCATTCAATGCGTTGCTTTGCATCCTTGGCCTGCCCATGATGGGCTTCGCGACGGGAAACGCCACACGCTACGCAGGCGTGTTCTTTGCCGTAGCCGGATCGAATGCCAATATTCCCGCAACCATGGCATATCAAGCTAACAATATTCGAGGACAATGGACTCGTGCTCTGTCCAGTGCCACGCTTGTTGGTTTTGGAGGTATTGGTGGGATCGTCAGCAGTGTTGCGTTTCGATCGCAGGATGCGCCGGAGTATCGGCCGGGAATGTGGACGACTATCGC TTGCAATCTCTTGATACTGGTCATCGTCCCGGCACTCAGCGTGTGGTTCTGGTACTGTAATAAGCAAGCAGAGCGTGGAAAGAGAGTTATTGAAGGGGCACCAGACTTTCGATACACTATATAG
- a CDS encoding uncharacterized protein (COG:S;~EggNog:ENOG410Q07U;~SECRETED:SignalP(1-16)), which yields MKFLASLAVLAGSVSAARQSNSGHRTLFPAHPPGHDANDLTHLIPGLQQALHYREDGKTEHDVSSFGHILSTFNYPTVLLDHSSHVENVVCRPNGLDVCFTSDVAKRHAEEKWKANHGPLLLGTDHAGCGDYDTGMRAFWKVSSISFGSSKMKNRCAHVNATEVPLEDAMDGFEMDFGHYEEALQQRDQRAAQRNILRRRDDAIAEDDTVDITDDPDALADFFQEPITETYPDAPEATPAKYNGTVTPINKRAMLQRRGFFDWVSNAVNTVKNAVVSAVETVANVVKKVVTTVVDAGREIGKFIQDPLGYEWSLGTSVERSFNLGGSGTLRAPSSSGLFGEGSGLVIASSGVIPANISCENCYARGEVSFSGRVSASIKDGLKEGYLQAGAGWDSRLALAMTLQGQYKLEAFKKELLAYNPTPLQIPGFLSIGPQVSVSAVIDLYFQAEADILIGAKFEITPGKARLDFLDGSKTKVSGLEPKFTPIAKFRGDPKVGVTLDFGLPLALEFGVDILNGKWKKTVGLVDQPSFMVEAKAGEDESCKGITLGLKVQNYIYISLKLLGLYDHAITTQTLWEKPLGCVGEKTTSKDLTRRALEARDDGTDDEEIKDPEIAVDNKFTNGSISTKPPKIDHVPVDVDTVEPVTKFSYDNIITDVNQTAVLFAGKEDRLYLAPYGDPDTAAGSPFASRPDASDVVIIGDIYGGYLNYNPSEMEATGVSNLRSSRLTDVPVGSKFITLAEVHTSELEGSPAMYMGAIEDRFYALATCSVIDMGTRMYIVDADRDGLKDLNNNDLADSIVGGDVRGCQYVYLTSNKKGLKLAE from the exons ATGAAGTTCCTGGCATCTCTTGCTGTCCTGGCCGGTAGTGTCAGTGCCGCACGCCAGTCCAACTCTGGCCATCGTACCCTCTTTCCGGCACACCCTCCGGGCCACGATGCCAATGATTTGACTCACCTCATTCCGGGGTTGCAACAGGCCCTCCACTATCGGGAAGATGGCAAGACAG AACACGACGTCTCCTCGTTCGGACACATCCTGTCGACTTTCAACTACCCCACGGTCCTCCTCGATCACTCATCGCATGTCGAGAATGTTGTCTGTCGCCCCAACGGCCTAGACGTATGCTTCACCAGCGACGTCGCCAAGCGCCATGCAGAGGAGAAATGGAAGGCGAACCACggccctcttcttcttggtaCCGACCATGCAGGCTGCGGTGACTATGACACCGGCATGCGGGCATTCTGGAAGGTGTCCTCTATCAGCTTTGGCTCTTCCAAGATGAAGAACCGATGCGCCCACGTCAATGCCACCGAGGTGCCCCTCGAGGACGCCATGGATGGATTCGAAATGGACTTTGGCCACTACGAAGAGGCACTCCAGCAGAGAGACCAGAGAGCAGCACAGCGCAACATTCTGCGTCGCCGCGATGATGCTATCGCTGAGGACGATACCGTCGACATCACGGATGATCCAGACGCGCTGGCGGATTTTTTTCAGGAGCCTATCACGGAGACATACCCCGATGCGCCCGAAGCCACGCCAGCCAAATACAATGGCACGGTGACGCCAATTAATAAGCGTGCGATGCTGCAGCGACGTGGATTCTTTGACTGGGTGTCCAATGCGGTTAAT ACGGTCAAAAACGCAGTTGTTAGCGCTGTTGAAACCGTAGCCAACGTGGTCAAGAAGGTCGTCACCACTGTCGTTGATGCGGGTCGGGAGATTGGTAAATTCATCCAGGATCCCTTGGGCTACGAATGGAGTCTTGGGACGAGCGTTGAGCGGTCTTTCAACCTTGGTGGCTCCGGCACTCTTCGTGCGCCTTCGAGCTCCGGTTTGTTTGGCGAAGGGTCGGGTCTGGTGATTGCCAGCAGCGGTGTTATCCCAGCCAACATCAGCTGTGAGAACTGCTATGCGCGCGGCGAAGTCTCATTCAGCGGCCGTGTCTCGGCGAGTATCAAAGATGGTCTGAAGGAAGGATACCTGCAGGCTGGAGCAGGATGGGATTCGCGGTTAGCACTAGCTATGACGCTTCAGGGGCAGTATAAGCTGGAGGCGTTCAAGAAGGAGCTCTTGGCTTATAACCCGACTcccctccagattccgggCTTCCTTTCGATCGGTCCGCAGGTTTCGGTGAGCGCGGTCATCGATCTGTATTTCCAGGCGGAGGCAGACATCCTCATCGGTGCGAAGTTCGAAATCACCCCCGGCAAGGCACGACTGGACTTCTTGGACGGTAGCAAGACGAAGGTTTCCGGACTGGAGCCCAAATTCACACCCATCGCCAAGTTCCGTGGTGACCCCAAGGTGGGTGTGACATTGGACTTTGGTCTCCCGCTGGCGTTGGAATTCGGAGTGGACATTCTCAATGGCAAATGGAAGAAGACTGTGGGCCTCGTCGACCAGCCCTCCTTCATGGTGGAGGCCAAGGCCGGAGAGGATGAATCCTGCAAGGGAATTACTCTCGGACTGAAGGTGCAGAACTACATCTACATCAGCCTCAAACTCCTAGGCCTGTATGACCACGCCATCACCACCCAGACCCTCTGGGAGAAGCCACTGGGCTGTGTCGGGGAGAAGACTACCTCCAAGGATCTCACTCGCCGCGCCCTGGAAGCGAGAGACGACGGcaccgatgatgaggagatcAAGGATCCCGAAATCGCGGTTGACAACAAATTCACCAACGGAAGCATTTCGACCAAGCCTCCCAAGATCGACCATGTTCCGGTTGATGTCGACACCGTGGAGCCGGTGACTAAGTTCTCGTACGACAACATCATTACTGATGTGAACCAGACTGCCGTGCTCTTTGCCGGTAAGGAAGACCGTCTGTACTTGGCCCCGTACGGTGACCCTGATACTGCTGCTGGCTCGCCTTTCGCTAGTCGCCCCGATGCAAGCGACGTGGTTATCATCGGTGATATTTACGGTGGATACCTCAACTACAATCCCAGCGAGATGGAAGCGACTGGCGTCAGCAACCTCCGGTCTTCTCGTTTGACCGATGTCCCTGTCGGGTCCAAGTTTAT CACCCTCGCAGAGGTCCACACAAGCGAGCTCGAAGGCTCCCCGGCCATGTACATGGGTGCGATCGAAGACCGTTTCTACGCTTTGGCGACGTGCAGTGTCATCGACATGGGAACGCGGATGTACATTGTGGATGCTGACAGAGACGGATTAAAGGATCTGAACAACAACGATCTTGCGGACTCGATTGTCGGGGGTGACGTTCGCGGTTGTCAGTATGTGTATCTGACGTCGAACAAGAAGGGGTTGAAGTTGGCTGAGTAG
- the GCV2 gene encoding glycine decarboxylase subunit P (BUSCO:EOG09260DBG;~COG:E;~EggNog:ENOG410PGZA;~InterPro:IPR020581,IPR015424,IPR003437,IPR015421, IPR015422;~PFAM:PF02347;~go_function: GO:0003824 - catalytic activity [Evidence IEA];~go_function: GO:0004375 - glycine dehydrogenase (decarboxylating) activity [Evidence IEA];~go_process: GO:0006544 - glycine metabolic process [Evidence IEA];~go_process: GO:0006546 - glycine catabolic process [Evidence IEA];~go_process: GO:0055114 - oxidation-reduction process [Evidence IEA]): protein MAASWYALRGTRQLALRAHRLRSAPSPIALRRTTPSPLNACRRTLHTTTQQPPRRAVYTSTLAEHGEPHVQDAFQPLDTFPRRHIGPSPDAAEQMLAKLDPPVASLDEFVAQVLPADILSKKDLKVTDPNADIKLERDNVHGGVGETDMLKLLETYRKQIDVSGKTYLGTGYNPTIVPPVILRNVLENPAWYTSYTPYQPEISQGRLESLLNFQTLTTDLTGLPFANASVLDEATAAAEAMTMSFALLPVSKQKKADKAFVVSHLCHPQTIAVMRSRAEGFGINLVVGDVLADDFKLVKEQGDSLIGALAQYPDTEGGVYDFQSLGEAIHQAGGTFSVATDLLALTVLKAPGEFGADIAFGNAQRLGVPMGFGGPHAAFFACSDKYKRKVPGRVVGISKDRLGNPALRLALQTREQHIRREKATSNICTAQALLANMSAMYAVYHGPAGLKAIAQRIMSMTNVLREKLVGLGYNVPVRTNAADGGVVFDTITVELGSSKDAEALVALARQNDIFLRHVSPEKIGISVDETTGREELKAILNVFATHGSKGEVSLNENIGIAPVPATFERTSAYLTHPVFNTHHSETQMLRYIRHLESKDLSLAHSMIPLGSCTMKLNATTEMMPISWPEFSKIHPFMPADVAKGYIQMIDDLEQQLADITGMAEVTVQPNSGAQGEFAGLRVIKKYQEANGGSKRNVCLIPVSAHGTNPASAAMAGMRVVTIKCDTKTGNLDLADLKAKCEKHKDELAAFMVTYPSTFGVFEPGVKEACELVHQNGGQVYMDGANMNAQIGLCSPGEIGADVCHLNLHKTFCIPHGGGGPGVGPIGVAEHLRAYLPSHPASDHLKSKRAETASPPISAAPWGSASILPIVFNYINMMGARGLTHATKITLLNANYILSRLKEHYPILYTNDNGRCAHEFILDVRKFKDTCGIEAIDIAKRLQDYGFHAPTMSWPVANTLMIEPTESENKAELDRFCDALISIRKEIAAVESGEQPREGNVLKMSPHTQRDLLTSEWDRPYSRETAAYPLPWLLEKKFWPSVTRLDDAYGDQNLFCTCGPVEETD from the exons ATGGCTGCCTCCTGGTACGCCTTGAGAGGCACTCGCCAGCTGGCCCTGCGCGCGCATCGATTGCGCTCCGCACCCTCGCCAATTGCCCTCCGGAGAACCACTCCGTCGCCTCTGAACGCATGCCGTCGTACCCTACACACGACTACACAGCAGCCGCCCCGCCGGGCAGTTTACACGAGCACATTGGCTGAGCACGGCGAGCCTCATGTCCAGGATGCGTTCCAGCCGCTAGACACCTTCCCTAGACGCCACATTGGGCCGTCGCCAGACGCCGCGGAGCAGATGTTGGCGAAGCTCGATCCTCCGGTGGCGTCGTTGGATGAGTTTGTTGCCCAGGTGTTGCCTGCGGACATCCTGTCGAAGAAGGACTTGAAGGTTACGGATCCGAATGCGGACATTAAGCTGGAGCGGGATAATGTGCATGGCGGTGTTGGGGAGACCGATATGTTGAAGTTGCTAGAGACGTATCGGAAGCAGATTGATGTCTCGGGCAAGACGTATCTGGGTACTGGGTACAATCCTACCATTGTTCCTCCGGTTATTCTGCGCAATGTTCTTGAGAACCCCGCCTGGTACACCAGTTACACGCCTTACCAGCCGGAAATCAGCCAGGGTCGTTTGGAGTCGTTGCTGAACTTCCAGACCTTGACTACCGATTTGACTGGTCTTCCGTTCGCCAATGCCTCTGTTCTGGATGAGGCCACGGCTGCTGCGGAGGCCATGACCATGTCTTTTGCCCTCCTTCCTGTTTccaagcagaagaaggccgACAAGGCTTTCGTTGTTTCGCACCTTTGCCACCCGCAGACCATCGCCGTGATGCGCTCGCGTGCGGAAGGATTCGGCATTAACCTGGTTGTTGGTGATGTCCTGGCCGACGACTTTAAGCTGGTCAAAGAGCAGGGTGACAGCTTGATCGGTGCTCTCGCTCAGTACCCCGATACCGAGGGTGGTGTCTACGATTTCCAGTCTTTGGGAGAGGCCATTCACCAGGCTGGTGGGACTTTCAGCGTTGCCACTGACCTACTCGCTCTGACTGTTCTCAAGGCCCCTGGTGAGTTTGGTGCTGACATCGCTTTCGGAAATGCCCAGCGACTGGGTGTCCCTATGGGCTTTGGTGGTCCCCACGCTGCCTTCTTCGCATGCTCCGACAAGTACAAGCGCAAGGTTCCTGGTCGTGTCGTTGGTATCTCCAAGGACCGTCTCGGCAACCCTGCCCTGCGATTGGCTTTACAGACCAGAGAACAGCACATTCGTCGTGAGAAGGCCACCAGCAACATCTGTACCGCCCAGGCCCTTTTGGCCAACATGAGCGCCATGTATGCTGTGTACCATGGACCGGCTGGTCTGAAAGCTATCGCTCAGCGTATCATGTCGATGACCAACGTTCTCCGGGAAAAGCTCGTCGGGTTGGGTTACAACGTACCTGTCCGGACAAACGCGGCCGATGGCGGTGTTGTGTTCGACACCATTACCGTTGAGTTGGGCAGCAGCAAGGACGCTGAAGCTCTGGTTGCCCTTGCCCGTCAGAACGATATCTTCCTTCGTCACGTTTCCCCTGAGAAGATTGGTATCTCTGTGGACGAGACGACCGGACGCGAGGAACTGAAGGCTATCCTGAACGTGTTTGCCACCCACGGATCCAAGGGTGAAGTCAGCTTGAACGAGAACATCGGTATCGCACCTGTTCCGGCTACCTTTGAGCGTACCTCTGCCTACTTGACTCACCCGGTTTTCAACACCCATCATTCCGAGACCCAGATGCTTCGCTACATCCGTCACCTTGAGTCGAAGGACTTGTCGCTCGCGCACTCGATGATTCCTCTGGGATCCTGCACAATGAAGCTAAATGCTACCACTGAAATGATGCCTATCTCGTGGCCCGAGTTCTCAAAGATCCATCCCTTCATGCCTGCCGACGTCGCCAAAGGCTACATCCAGATGATTGACGACTTGGAGCAGCAGCTTGCGGATATCACTGGCATGGCTGAGGTTACCGTGCAGCCCAACTCTGGTGCTCAGGGTGAGTTTGCTGGTCTTCGTGTGATCAAGAAGTACCAAGAAGCGAATGGTGGATCTAAGCGCAACGTTTGCTTGATTCCCGTTTCTGCCCACGGTACCAACCCGGCTAGTGCCGCCATGGCCGGTATGCGTGTTGTTACCATCAAGTGCGACACCAAGACCGGAAACCTGGACTTGGCTGATCTCAAGGCCAAGTGCGAGAAGCACAAGGACGAGTTGGCTGCGTTCATGGTTACCTACCCCAGCACATTTGGTGTCTTCGAGCCTGGTGTCAAGGAGGCTTGTGAACTTGTCCACCAAAACGGTGGTCAGGTGTACATGGACGGCGCCAACATGAACGCTCAAATTGGTTTGTGCTCGCCTGGCGAGATCGGTGCCGACGTCTGCCACCTGAACCTGCACAAGACCTTCTGTATTCCCcacggtggtggtggtcctGGTGTCGGTCCTATCGGTGTTGCAGAGCACCTCCGTGCTTACCTCCCCTCGCACCCTGCTAGCGACCATCTCAAGTCGAAGCGCGCAGAGACTGCGTCGCCTCCCATCAGCGCCGCCCCCTGGGGTAGTGCTAGCATCCTCCCTATCGTCTTCAACTACATCAACATGATGGGCGCCCGCGGCCTCACCCACGCAACCAAGATCACCTTGCTCAACGCCAATTACATCCTCTCCCGCCTCAAGGAACACTACCCCATCCTCTACACCAACGACAACGGCCGGTGCGCACACGAGTTCATCCTCGACGTCCGCAAGTTCAAGGACACCTGCGGCATCGAAGCCATCGACATCGCCAAGCGTCTGCAAGACTACGGCTTCCACGCGCCCACCATGTCGTGGCCTGTCGCCAACACGCTGATGATCGAGCCCACGGAGTCTGAGAACAAGGCCGAGCTTGACCGGTTCTGCGATGCTCTCATCTCCATTCGGAAGGAGATCGCCGCTGTCGAGAGCGGTGAGCAGCCCCGTGAGGGTAACGTGTTGAAGATGTCGCCGCACACGCAGCGGGATCTTTTGACTAGCGAGTGGGATCGCCCGTACTCGCGTGAGACGGCTGCGTACCCGCTGCCGtggttgttggagaagaagttCTGGCCCTCGGTCACCAGGTTGGATGATG CCTACGGTGATCAGAACCTCTTCTGCACATGCGGCCCCGTTGAGGAGACCGATTAA
- a CDS encoding chlorohydrolase family protein (COG:F;~EggNog:ENOG410PG2G;~InterPro:IPR011059,IPR006680,IPR032466;~MEROPS:MER0037714;~PFAM:PF01979;~TransMembrane:1 (o524-546i);~go_function: GO:0016787 - hydrolase activity [Evidence IEA];~go_function: GO:0016810 - hydrolase activity, acting on carbon-nitrogen (but not peptide) bonds [Evidence IEA]), whose product MAATPLYSLFFGTFIHLPRQTSLNGPHTLEINHGVLWVSSEDGKIKGYNWDVRNEDDLREFLAGRIWGNDRITVIRAREERNEFFFPGFIDTHIHAPQYPNCGIFGSSTLLDWLQTYTFPLEKSYGDSKAPDTVPSKAITSYNQVVSRTLSHGTTSACYFTTIHVPATNYLASLCHKRGQRAFIGRVCMDNKDTCPADYRDTSVDEAVTATKANIAYIKSLDPNGDLVKPIITPRFAPSCTPQALSELGALAAEHKPPLHIQTHISENKDEIAWVKELFPTSANYADVYDKANLLTPRTILAHGIHFSPEEREVVAARKSKVSHCPVSNSAIGSGLCPVRVLRDAGITVGLGTDVSGGYNPGILESVRQAILVSRLLRHTVRDGDTDENAKNVKEGRENLSVEEGLYLATRGGAEVLDMGGELGGFEVGMFWDAQMIQLGSVSLSTFASETGSASRSGVFGEKTEKGECVSNVDIFGWENWTEKVHKWVWNGDDRNVKMVWVRGGLVHERDEPEKGGEKRGSSFWEFVGGNVFGMVGIGALAYLGILKMS is encoded by the exons ATGGCCGCGACACCGTTATACAGCCTCTTCTTCGGAACATTCATCCATCTCCCCCGCCAGACGAGCCTAAACGGACCACATACCCTCGAAATCAACCACGGTGTTCTTTGGGTATCGAGTGAAGACGGGAAGATTAAGGGATATAACTGGGATGTTCGCAATGAGGATGATCTGCGGGAGTTTCTGGCGGGCAGGATATGGGGAAATGATAGGATCACGGTTATTCGGGCGAGAGAGGAAAGGAATGAGTTCTTTTTTCCGGGGTTTATCG ATACGCATATTCACGCCCCGCAATACCCAAACTGCGGGATCTTCGGCTCCTCGACGTTACTCGACTGGTTACAAACGTATACCTTTCCGCTGGAAAAATCGTACGGCGATAGCAAAGCACCGGATACCGTACCCTCGAAAGCAATAACGAGCTACAACCAAGTTGTCTCCCGCACGTTATCCCACGGGACAACATCCGCATGCTACTTCACGACCATCCACGTCCCCGCGACGAACTACCTAGCGAGTCTATGCCACAAGCGTGGCCAGCGAGCGTTTATCGGTCGGGTTTGTATGGATAATAAAGATACCTGTCCCGCAGATTACAGAGATACCTCCGTCGACGAAGCCGTGACCGCGACAAAAGCGAATATCGCATATATCAAATCCCTGGATCCGAACGGTGATCTCGTGAAACCGATCATAACGCCCCGGTTCGCGCCCTCGTGTACACCGCAAGCATTATCGGAGCTCGGCGCGTTAGCAGCGGAGCATAAACCCCCGCTACACATCCAGACACATATCTCCGAGAACAAAGACGAAATCGCCTGGGTGAAGGAACTCTTCCCAACATCCGCAAACTACGCAGACGTCTACGATAAAGCGAACCTGCTCACACCCCGGACAATTCTCGCGCACGGAATCCACTTCTCCCCTGAAGAACGTGAAGTGGTTGCTGCTAGGAAATCAAAAGTCTCGCACTGCCCCGTGTCAAACTCTGCAATTGGCTCTGGCCTGTGTCCCGTGCGCGTCCTGCGTGACGCAGGGATAACAGTAGGTCTGGGAACTGATGTTAGCGGTGGATATAATCCTGGTATTCTGGAGAGCGTGCGACAGGCGATTCTCGTCTCGCGGTTATTGCGTCATACTGTTCGTGATGGGGATACGGACGAGAACGCGAAGAATGTAAAAGAAGGACGGGAAAATCTAAGTGTTGAGGAAGGGTTGTATCTTGCTACGAGGGGTGGCGCAGAGGTTCTCGATATGGGGGGTGAACTTGGGGGGTTTGAGGTGGGGATGTTTTGGGATGCGCAGATGATACAGCTTGGAAGTGTTTCTCTGTCTACCTTTGCTTCGGAAACTGGTTCTGCTTCGAGGTCTGGCGTCTTTGGTGAGAAAACTGAGAAGGGTGAATGCGTGAGCAACGTCGATATATTCGGCTGGGAAAACTGGACAGAGAAGGTGCATAAATGGGTGTGGAATGGCGATGATCGGAATGTAAAGATGGTTTGGGTTAGGGGGGGACTGGTTCATGAGCGGGATGAGCCTGAGAAGGGTGGGGAGAAACGGGGGTCGTCATTTTGGGAGTTTGTGGGTGGGAATGTGTTTGGGATGGTTGGGATTGGTGCTTTGGCATATTTGGGCATCTTGAAGATGAGTTGA